A genomic segment from Cutaneotrichosporon cavernicola HIS019 DNA, chromosome: 7b encodes:
- the cut23 gene encoding uncharacterized protein (Anaphase promoting complex subunit 8 / Cdc23) produces the protein MAPLALDEKAQIAHELRTTIRELKDRGLLVASKWACELLAALPKEVRMRAYLPFSPPAQQAGLPRGRQSIMTEMSFESDVSLHIETEEDVLDEDRFELAKTYYDIKEHDRVVATLEGAQSPRARFLRTYSAYLSADRKAQESLGHFLDTKQERHALFPPLNKLLGELEDDTDPYLLYLRGLLHLRLEQREAAVECFVESVKGRPYNWSAWTQLAQLIDSADKFIEIKERLPPGVMRTFFAINVMLDLHTATDLVMTMITDLLETFPGSVHLLAQKGMVYYHMRDFSQAEIQFDHVQEVDPFRMEEVDIYSNMLYVVNKKTKLAKLAHQYAEIDRNRPEVCTLIGNYYSSRGDHTRAIQYFKRALMFNRDYLPAWTLMGHEFVELKNTHAAIEAYRKAIDVNAKDYRAWYGLGQAYELLDMAHYAVEYYNQATTLRPYDCRMWTALATVYEHLGRIPDAISAHTRALLGADHKQTPDILAKLAVLNTTEGEPAKAVECHKKILALGIREEAPLAALAPSYLAVAEWESGEGGEWALAAQYFEKVAASNLPERDSAADLLRELRIREARAAAA, from the exons ATGGCGCCATTGGCACTAGATGAGAAGGCGCAGATCGCGCACGAGTTGCGCACGACCATTCgggagctcaaggaccgTGGGCTGCTAGTCGCGTCCAAGTG GGCATGCGAGCTGCTGGCCGCGCTGCCAAAAGAGGTGCGCATGCGCGCGTACCTTCCTTTCTCCCCTCCGGCGCAGCAGGCTGGCCTGCCGAGGGGACGACAGTCGATAATGACTGAGATGAGTTTTGAGAGTGACGTGTCGCTGCACATCGAaacggaggaggacgtccTGGACGAAGACAGgttcgagctcgccaagacCTACTACGACATCAAGGAGCATgaccgcgtcgtcgccacccTCGAAGGCGCCCAATCACCGCGTGCTCGCTTCCTTCGCACCTATTCTGCATACCTCAGCGCGGACAGGAAAGCGCAGGAGAGCCTCGGGCACTTTCTGGACACGAAGCAGGAACGGCACGCCCTCTTCCCGCCGCTCAACAAGCTGCTGGGCGAACTCGAGGACGATACCGACCCGTACCTCCTCTATTTGCGAGGATTGCTTCACTTGCGGCTGGAACAGCGCGAGGCAGCCGTCGAGTGTTTCGTGGAAAGCGTCAAGGGCCGGCCGTATAACTGGAGCGCCTGGACGCAGCTCGCTCAACTCATTGACTCGGCAGACAAG TTTatcgagatcaaggagcGGCTCCCACCAGGCGTGATGCGTACTTTCTTCGCTATTAACGTcatgctcgacctccacaCCGCCACGGATCTGGTGATGACGATGATCaccgacctcctcgagacgtTCCCAGGCAGTgtgcacctcctcgcccagaAGGGCATGGTGTACTACCACATGCGGG ACTTTTCGCAAGCCGAGATCCAGTTCGACCACGTACAGGAGGTCGATCCCTTCCGcatggaggaggttgaCATATACAGCAACATGCTGTATGTTGTGAACAAGAAGACCAAGTTGGCCAAGCTGGCGCACCAGTacgccgagatcgaccgTAACCGACCAGAGGTGTGTACCCTCATTGGGAACTACTACTCGTCGCGCGGGGACCACACGCGCGCAATTCAGTACTTCAAGCGTGCGCTCATGTTCAACCGCGACTATCTACCCGCGTGGACCTTGATGGGACACGAATtcgtcgagctcaagaacaCACACGCGGCCATCGAAGCGTACCGCAAGGCGATCGACGTCAACGCCAAAGACTACCGCGCGTGGTATGGCCTCGGGCAGGCAtacgagctgctcgacatGGCCCATTACGCAGTCGAGTACTATAACCAGGCCACTACCCTGCGTCCGTACGACTGCAGGATGTGGACAGCCCTTGCGACAGTGTACGAGCACCTCGGACGTATCCCCGACGCTATCAGCGCGCACACGCGCGCTCTGTTAGGCGCCGACCACAAGCAGACACCCGACATTCtggccaagctcgctgTGCTTAATACgaccgagggcgagcccgccaaggccgtcgagTGCCATAAGAAGATCCTCGCCCTGGGCATCAGAGAAGAGGCCCCGCTCGCTGCGCTGGCCCCTAGCTATTtggccgtcgccgagtgggagagcggcgagggtggcgagtgggcgcTTGCAGCGCAGTACTTTGAGAAGGTCGCCGCGTCAAACCTCCCAGAACGCGATTCGGCCGCAGAcctgctgcgcgagctgcggATCCGGGAGGCACGTGCGGCCGCGGCGTGA
- the PRP4 gene encoding uncharacterized protein (Serine/Threonine protein kinases, catalytic domain): MSTGKRGNWRDAYLDRERDRSRDGRGHRDDRDRYARDYDRPHDDRRDWRHGDKRRRDDAEEGESASPIRPSMRESTRRAETTSPRRDFRSPRADFERYREPERHRSFSRDRDRDHGHREPERRAPSPKKVRLAEPRPEPEPELLAEDEEENPEKKLAEKRRRREAIMAKFRAGEVAKPPLSAVTSAAGSPNSATQPLPSGIESVTSNGINSQSGKSASLRPVKLTTGATPLLKALGTRSVTGAPISVSAPGVSGAATPLGSEPSLPSTPLGKDFDLEKHGEKHGAEAGEGVSAAEYDDARDKAERGARVDPANKPPPAEDEWEEVEIEVDDEDDDMDMFAAFGDEEPVKKKRKIKVRRRKDGTTIQAPAVQAALEVVDNVDDTEGYYRITPGEILDDGRYQVTVTLGKGMFSAVVKAKVLKAVGGERPADVVGREVAIKLMRSQESMYVAGRKEAQILKLLNDADPEDKKHIVRMERTFEHKGHLAIVTESLSMNLRDVIKRFGKDVGLNMRAVRAYAHQMLLALSLMRKCSIVHADIKPDNVLVSENKAVLKVCDLGTAAEVSDGEITPYLVSRFYRAPEIILGLPYDTAIDIWAIGCTLFELYTGKILFPGRSNNHMLLLQQETKGKLPHRMIKKAQLGAMHFDENNNFLSAETDRITGADVVKTVVISKATRDLRSRLMPSSSVQAKMGVDELKQLQQFVDLLDKCLMLDPVRRISPREALLHPFVTGQHAHA; encoded by the exons ATGTCGACAGGAAAGCGTGGCAATTGGCGCGATGCGTatctcgaccgcgagcggGATCGAAGCAGGGACGGGCGCGGACAtcgcgacgaccgcgaTCGGTATGCACGCGACTACGACCGACCCCACGACGACCGGCGTGACTGGAGGCATGGCGACAAGCGCCGGCGCGACGATgctgaggagggcga AAGTGCCAGCCCCATCCGTCCTAGTATGCGCGAGAGCACACGCCGTGCTGAAACTACATCTCCCCGTCGAGACTTCCGCTCGCCCCGTGCTGATTTTGAGCGCTACCGCGAGCCAGAGAGACACCGCAGCTTCAGTCgtgaccgcgaccgcgaccacGGCCACCGCGAACCGGAACGGCGTGCGCCGTCACCAAAGAAGGTGAGGTTGGCTGAGCCAAGGCCTGAACCCGAGCCGGAACTGCTTgcagaggatgaggaagagaaCCCCGAGAAGAAGCTTGCGGAGAAGCGCCGAAGGCGGGAGGCGATCATGGCCAAGTTCCGGGCAGGCGAGGTTGCCAAGCCACCCCTCAGTGCTGTCACCAGTGCCGCAGGGTCACCTAACTCTGCCACGCAGCCTCTTCCGTCTGGAATTGAGAGCGTCACGAGCAACGGGATTAACAGCCAGTCGGGTAAGTCGGCTAGCCTTCGTCCCGTAAAGCTGACGACTGGCGCTACCCCTCTCCTCAAGGCGCTTGGTACACGTTCGGTCACCGGCGCACCGATCAGCGTTTCTgcgcctggcgtcagcggAGCAGCCACGCCGCTTGGCTCGGAACCatccctcccctccacaCCTTTGGGGAAGGACTTTGATCTCGAGAAGCATGGTGAGAAGCACGGTGCCGAGGCTGGCGAAGGCGTCTCTGCTGCTGAGTATGACGACGCAAGAGATAAGGCGGAGCGcggtgcgcgcgtcgacccAGCCAACAAGCCACCACCAGCCGAagacgagtgggaggaggtcgagattgaggtggacgacgaggacgacgacatggacatGTTCGCGGCTTttggtgacgaggagcccgtcaagaagaagcgcaagatCAAAGTGCGCCGGCGTAAGGACGGCACAACAATCCAAGCGCCGGCTGTGcaggccgcgctcgaggtggtCGACAATGTAGACGACACCGAAGGCTACTACCGCATCACGCCGGGTGAGATCCTTGACGACGGGCGGTACCAGGTCACGGTGACGCTGGGGAAGGGCATGTTCTCGGCggtcgtcaaggccaaggtccTTAAGGCTGTGGGCGGTGAGCGCCCGGCggacgtcgtcggccgcgaggtTGCGATCAAGCTCATGCGTTCGCAAGAGAGCATGTATGTCGCTGGGCGAAAGGAGGCGCAGATCCTCAAGCTGCTCAACGACGCCGACCCGGAGGACAAGAAGCACATTGTGCGGATGGAGCGCACGTTCGAGCACAAGGGCCATTTAGCGATCGTCACCGAGAGCCTGAGCATGAACCTCCGCGACGTCATTAAGCGATTTGGCAAGGACGTGGGTCTCAACATGCGCGCGGTGCGTGCATACGCGCACCAGATGCTGCTCGCGCTGAGTCTCATGCGCAAATGCTCGATCGTCCATGCCGATATCAAGCCGGACAATGTGCTCGTGAGCGAGAACAAGGCTGTGCTCAAGGTCTGCGACCTGGGTacggccgccgaggtctCAGACGGCGAGATCACGCCCTATTTAGTGTCTCGATTCTACCGTGCTCCAGAGatcatcctcggccttccTTACGACACCGCCATCGACATCTGGGCGATCGGGTGCACGCTCTTCGAGTTGTACACGGGCAAGATCCTCTTCCCAGGCCGGAGTAACAACCACATGCTCCTCCTGCAGCAAGAAACGAAAGGCAAGCTACCCCACCGGATGATCAAGAaggcccagctcggcgcgatGCACTTTGACGAGAACAACAACTTCCTCTCGGCCGAGACGGACCGCATCACTGGCGCCGACGTTGTCAAGACGGTTGTCATCTCCAAGGCGACGCGTGACCTCCGCTCCCGCCTcatgccgagctcgagcgtaCAGGCCAAGatgggcgtcgacgagctcaagcagcTGCAGCAGTTTGTCGACCTGCTCGACAAATGTCTCATGCTCGACCCGGTACGGCGTATTTCGCCACGCGAGGCGCTGCTCCATCCCTTTGTGACGGGTCAGCATGCGCATGCGTGA
- a CDS encoding uncharacterized protein (Catalyzes the cleavage of glutathione into 5-oxo-L- proline and a Cys-Gly dipeptide. Acts specifically on glutathione, but not on other gamma-glutamyl peptides) produces MTWIFGYGSIIWRPDFPYAERTLAFVANHTRRFWQGSPDHRGTPTSLGRVVTLVPEPGEVCWGFAYRVPHDRVDEVMAYLDHRERGGYIRISVPFHRASSVCANPLHNMGPAIESITYIAAPDNEHYLGPDALPRMVRQIASAEGESGRNADYVINLATHLRDMGLEDPHVFTLAQAVREAVASPVVQAKVLEALEQEAKERARLIHCASNLYTRAQLDDTNML; encoded by the exons ATGACCTGGATCTTCGGCTACGGCTCCATAATCTGGCGCCCTGACTTCCCCTACGCCGAGCGCACCCTCGCCTTCGTGGCAAACCATACCCGTCGCTTCTGGCAAGGATCGCCCGACCACCGCGGAACTCCCACATCTCTCGGACGGGTCGTGACACTCGTCCCAGAACCCGGCGAGGTGTGCTGGGGCTTTGCGTACCGTGTCCCTCACGACCGCGTAGACGAGGTCATGGCGTACCTCGAccaccgcgagcgcggcggctACATCCGCATCTCAGTGCCATTCCaccgcgcctcgtccgtctGCGCAAACCCCCTCCACAACATGGGCCCAGCCATCGAGAGTATCACCTACATTGCAGCCCCCGATAACGAGCATTATCTCGGCCCTGACGCTCTTCCGCGCATGGTTCGACAGATTGCCAGCGCCGAGGGAGAGAGTGGGAGGAACGCTGATTATGTCATCAACCTCGCTACGCATTTGCGTGACATGGGGCTCGAGGATCCACATGTCTTCACCCTCGCTCAGGCTGTTAGGGAGGCCGTCGCAAGCCCCGTCGTACAGGCCAAGGTCCTCGAAGCACTCGAACAAGAGGCCAAGGAA CGCGCTCGCTTG ATTCACTGCGCCTCCAACCTGTACACACGTGCCCAACTGGACGACACCAATAT GCTCTAG